From the genome of Anabrus simplex isolate iqAnaSimp1 chromosome X, ASM4041472v1, whole genome shotgun sequence, one region includes:
- the LOC137503323 gene encoding zinc finger protein 25-like, whose translation MRTHAGEKPYSCNVCGKSFIKRGKLKEHMRPHAGEKPYSCNVCGKSFFLKGTLIVHMRTHTGEKAYSCNVCGKSFTSKGSLPVHMRTHTGEKPYSCNVCGKSFVRRGKLTEHMRTHTGEKPYRCNVCSKSFIQKGILTGHMRTHTGEKPYSCNDCGKSFIQRGILTYHMRTHTGEKPYNCNVCGKSFIKRGKLTEHMRRHTGES comes from the coding sequence atgcggacccatgcaggggagaagccatacagctgcaatgtctgtggcaaatcattcataaagagaggtaaactaaAAGAACATATGCGGCCCCatgcaggcgagaagccttacagctgcaatgtctgtggcaaatcattcttcCTCAAAGGCACACTAATAGTTCATAtgaggacccatacaggcgagaaagcttacagttgcaatgtctgtggcaaatcattcacaagcaaaggTAGTCTgcccgttcatatgcggacccatacaggcgagaagccatacagctgcaatgtctgtggcaaatcattcgtacggagaggtaaactaaccgaacatatgcggacccatacaggcgagaagccatacaggtgcaatgtttgtagcaaatcattcatacagaaaggaaTTTTAACCggacatatgcggacccatacaggcgaaaagccatacagttgcaatgactgtggcaaatcattcatacagagaggcattctaacctatcatatgcggacccatacaggcgagaagccatacaactgcaatgtctgtggcaaatcattcataaagagaggcaaacttaccgaacatatgcggagacatacaggcgagtcataa